The Candidatus Dechloromonas phosphoritropha genome includes a region encoding these proteins:
- a CDS encoding COX15/CtaA family protein: MLAVVVVLVSAMMRLDAAGLGCADWPACYGQLLGREPQAPEFGIVRILHRLVASTSLVLACVLVWLCLRPQPLRPAASFASLLLLLMLALAILGIWSHDPRRVFVGFLNIMGGLGLVTFSWRVVLACGRPGSAVETPHPGVLLRLGLGALSLTVMLGAWIGASYAALACTSIPDCDGVWWPAAAGLSALNPFLRQVAVPLSGDAGGVMLHLLHRYFALATFFLLGAAVLQMLRMGVRRKAAGAILALLVVELVVGGLTVLTGLNLWLVLAHGLCAAALLASVATLLRR; this comes from the coding sequence GTGCTCGCAGTCGTCGTGGTTCTGGTAAGCGCGATGATGCGTCTGGATGCCGCCGGTCTCGGCTGCGCCGACTGGCCGGCCTGCTACGGACAGTTGCTCGGCCGCGAACCACAGGCGCCGGAGTTCGGCATTGTCCGGATCCTGCACCGGCTGGTCGCCTCGACCTCGCTGGTGCTCGCCTGCGTCCTCGTCTGGCTTTGCCTGCGCCCGCAGCCGCTGCGGCCGGCTGCCTCCTTCGCCTCGCTGCTGCTCCTGCTGATGCTGGCGCTGGCAATCCTCGGTATCTGGAGTCACGACCCACGGCGCGTGTTTGTCGGATTCCTCAATATCATGGGTGGCCTTGGCCTCGTAACCTTTTCCTGGCGCGTAGTGCTGGCTTGCGGGAGGCCCGGTTCTGCGGTCGAAACCCCGCACCCAGGCGTGCTGTTGCGTCTGGGTCTCGGTGCGCTGTCGCTGACGGTGATGCTGGGTGCCTGGATCGGGGCCAGTTACGCGGCGCTTGCCTGCACCTCAATCCCCGACTGTGACGGGGTCTGGTGGCCTGCCGCTGCCGGGCTGTCAGCCCTCAATCCCTTCCTTAGACAGGTCGCGGTGCCTCTCTCCGGTGATGCGGGCGGCGTCATGTTGCACCTCCTGCACCGCTACTTCGCTCTGGCGACCTTCTTCCTTCTCGGCGCGGCAGTCTTGCAGATGCTGCGCATGGGGGTGCGACGCAAGGCTGCCGGGGCGATCCTGGCATTGCTGGTCGTTGAGTTGGTCGTGGGCGGGTTGACGGTGCTCACCGGCCTCAATCTCTGGCTGGTACTTGCTCACGGCCTTTGTGCCGCTGCCTTGCTGGCCTCGGTTGCGACGCTGTTGCGGCGCTAG
- the cyoE gene encoding protoheme IX farnesyltransferase, giving the protein MQSTLPPGRTSGLPIRAILSLFKLRIGVVITFTALAGLAVSPGASLNWMQLIVLTLSVLISSASAGAFNQYYEHDLDPLMARTRKRPFVTGEIKHGPVWLVIIAALTVLSVGSAWIALNAWSALFVFLGAFFYAIVYTVWLKRRTWLNIVFGGLAGSWAVLAGAAAADPHLGAVPLTLAFVLFLWTPPHFWSLAIAFREDYKAAGVPMLPVVVGDKRAAQTIFYSTLALVAASFLPLVFGLGAIYAVGAAAGGFLFIQKAWRLAQDPTRKTAMACFFSSLIQLTVLLLAAIIDARL; this is encoded by the coding sequence ATGCAATCGACGCTACCGCCCGGCAGGACTTCCGGTTTGCCCATCCGCGCCATACTGAGCCTATTCAAGCTGCGCATCGGCGTCGTCATCACGTTTACGGCGCTTGCCGGCCTCGCTGTCAGCCCCGGGGCCAGTCTGAACTGGATGCAGTTGATCGTTCTGACGCTTTCCGTTCTGATCTCATCGGCCAGTGCCGGCGCCTTCAATCAATATTACGAGCATGATCTGGACCCGCTCATGGCGCGTACCAGGAAACGGCCGTTCGTCACCGGCGAGATCAAGCACGGGCCCGTCTGGCTCGTAATCATCGCGGCTTTGACGGTATTGTCGGTCGGCTCCGCGTGGATTGCGCTCAACGCCTGGTCAGCCTTGTTCGTCTTTCTTGGGGCCTTCTTCTACGCCATCGTCTACACCGTCTGGCTGAAGCGCCGGACCTGGCTCAACATCGTTTTTGGCGGACTGGCCGGCAGTTGGGCTGTCCTGGCTGGCGCGGCGGCCGCCGATCCGCATCTGGGAGCCGTTCCGCTGACCCTCGCTTTCGTCCTCTTCCTGTGGACGCCACCGCACTTCTGGAGTCTGGCCATCGCCTTCCGCGAAGACTACAAGGCAGCCGGCGTACCGATGTTACCAGTCGTCGTTGGCGACAAGCGGGCGGCGCAGACCATCTTCTACAGCACGCTGGCACTGGTCGCAGCTTCCTTTCTGCCGTTGGTTTTCGGGCTGGGCGCCATCTACGCCGTGGGCGCCGCAGCAGGCGGATTCCTGTTCATCCAGAAGGCCTGGCGTCTGGCCCAGGATCCGACCCGCAAGACCGCGATGGCCTGTTTCTTTTCCTCGCTGATTCAATTGACCGTGTTACTGCTCGCGGCGATTATCGACGCCCGCCTCTGA
- a CDS encoding SCO family protein, whose amino-acid sequence MARFIATILCIALLVAGCSEPPNFHATNISGTEWGKDFNLTDHHGQPRHLANFKGKVVVLFFGYTQCPDVCPTTLATMRDALKLLGDDAARVQVLFVTLDPARDTPELLAAYVPMFDPTFIGLRGDEATIAMLAKDFKVFYTRQPGTTPDNYSIDHSTGSYVFDPQGRLRLLLRHGETPANVAADLKLLLAGK is encoded by the coding sequence ATGGCAAGATTCATCGCAACCATCCTGTGCATTGCTCTCCTTGTCGCCGGGTGCTCCGAGCCGCCGAATTTCCACGCGACCAACATCTCCGGTACCGAATGGGGCAAGGATTTCAACCTCACCGACCATCACGGACAGCCACGCCACCTGGCGAACTTCAAGGGCAAAGTGGTCGTGCTGTTCTTCGGCTACACCCAATGCCCAGACGTCTGCCCGACCACGCTGGCAACGATGCGCGATGCATTGAAGTTGCTGGGCGATGACGCAGCCCGTGTTCAGGTACTATTTGTCACACTGGATCCGGCTCGTGACACGCCCGAGTTGCTGGCCGCCTATGTACCGATGTTTGACCCAACTTTCATTGGGCTGCGCGGCGACGAAGCAACCATCGCCATGCTGGCCAAGGATTTCAAGGTCTTCTACACCAGACAGCCCGGCACCACGCCCGACAACTACAGCATCGATCACTCGACCGGAAGCTATGTCTTTGATCCGCAGGGGCGGCTGCGGCTCCTGCTGCGCCACGGCGAGACACCCGCCAATGTCGCCGCCGACCTCAAGCTTCTGCTGGCCGGCAAGTAA
- a CDS encoding cytochrome C oxidase subunit II, whose protein sequence is MSAILPPSERLWWKQPIAGVEWAWIGIAFVWGMIMFGMMLYWHIYGKQNLSNEVYRTTPEMFAAKAEKFIAENTIRTEIGLQGEEIPVAKIPAGGDGYLIARLWAWYPILELEAGKEYKIHLSSMDYNHGFSLQPVNINIQVLPGYEHVVKMTPTKAGTYAIVCNEYCGIGHHTMLGRIYVK, encoded by the coding sequence ATGAGTGCAATTCTGCCGCCGTCAGAACGGCTCTGGTGGAAACAGCCCATCGCCGGGGTCGAATGGGCGTGGATTGGTATCGCTTTCGTATGGGGCATGATCATGTTCGGCATGATGCTCTACTGGCACATTTACGGTAAGCAGAACCTCTCGAACGAGGTCTACAGGACCACCCCCGAGATGTTTGCCGCCAAGGCCGAGAAGTTCATCGCCGAAAACACCATCCGTACGGAAATAGGCCTGCAAGGAGAAGAAATCCCCGTGGCCAAGATTCCGGCCGGCGGCGATGGCTACCTGATCGCGCGCCTGTGGGCCTGGTACCCGATCCTCGAACTGGAAGCGGGCAAGGAATACAAGATCCACCTTTCGTCGATGGACTACAACCACGGCTTCTCGCTCCAGCCTGTGAATATCAATATCCAGGTTCTTCCGGGCTACGAGCATGTGGTCAAAATGACACCGACCAAAGCAGGCACCTACGCCATCGTCTGTAACGAATACTGCGGCATCGGCCACCACACCATGCTCGGCCGTATTTACGTCAAATAA
- a CDS encoding hydrogenase iron-sulfur subunit, which yields MSLHSSVRNNTQILFQRVEEAFDAPFGGDNNPLRHLGALGLYLLWIVVGTGLYLYTVLDIGISGVYESIGYQSSELWYLGGILRSLHRYASDAFVLVMVLHLIREWAYGRYYGFRFYSWITGVPLIWLVYVSGIGGYWIVWDQVAQFSATATTELLDWLPIFSEPAARNFLAPDSINDRFFSMLVFIHIGVPLLLILGLWAHVHRISRVDYLPSRQLMLGTMGALLLLALIKPALSDAQANLAIAPAELRLDWFILFIHPLTDISSPAIVWTLLFAVTVLLSILPFLPHPKAEPIAVVDAANCSGCNRCHVDCPYAAITMEAHPHRPGSKIAVVDPDLCASCGICAGACPSSTPFRRQEQLMTGIDMPQQTVNSLRQQLEGALARLEGRSRIVIFGCERGADARALAAPDTAVIGLMCTGILPPSFVEYALRGGADGVMLTGCRSGGCDFRLGDRWTAERMTGQREPRLRSKVPLARLQLVSASRNDGKVLAAALQEFRTQIETEAVSDDPLSPYFRRISHHA from the coding sequence GTGAGTTTGCACAGTTCCGTTCGCAACAACACACAAATCCTGTTTCAGCGGGTTGAAGAGGCATTTGATGCGCCGTTCGGAGGCGACAACAACCCGTTGCGCCATCTCGGCGCCTTGGGGCTGTACCTGCTGTGGATTGTCGTGGGCACCGGGCTCTACCTCTACACGGTACTCGACATCGGCATCAGCGGGGTCTACGAGTCGATCGGCTACCAATCCTCGGAACTGTGGTATCTCGGTGGCATTCTGCGTAGCCTGCATCGCTATGCATCCGACGCTTTTGTTCTGGTCATGGTGCTGCACCTCATCCGTGAATGGGCCTATGGCCGTTACTACGGATTCCGCTTCTACTCCTGGATCACGGGCGTACCACTGATCTGGCTGGTCTACGTCTCCGGCATTGGCGGTTACTGGATCGTCTGGGACCAGGTGGCCCAGTTCTCGGCCACCGCGACAACTGAGCTGCTCGACTGGCTGCCCATTTTCAGCGAGCCGGCAGCGCGCAATTTTCTCGCGCCTGACTCGATCAACGATCGTTTCTTCTCCATGCTGGTCTTCATCCACATCGGGGTACCGCTGCTGCTGATCCTCGGCCTTTGGGCGCACGTTCATCGTATCAGCCGGGTGGATTACCTACCGTCGCGGCAATTGATGCTGGGCACCATGGGCGCTTTGCTTCTACTCGCCCTGATCAAACCGGCGCTGAGCGATGCTCAGGCCAATCTCGCGATTGCACCCGCTGAACTTCGCCTTGACTGGTTCATATTATTTATCCATCCGCTGACTGATATCAGTTCGCCAGCCATCGTCTGGACACTTCTCTTCGCCGTCACCGTCCTGCTCTCCATCCTGCCATTCCTTCCACATCCCAAGGCCGAACCAATCGCGGTGGTCGATGCCGCCAACTGCAGCGGTTGTAACCGCTGCCATGTGGACTGCCCGTACGCGGCGATCACGATGGAAGCGCATCCGCACCGTCCGGGTTCCAAGATCGCCGTTGTCGATCCCGATCTCTGCGCAAGCTGCGGCATCTGTGCCGGTGCATGCCCCTCGTCGACTCCTTTCCGCCGCCAGGAGCAACTAATGACCGGCATCGACATGCCGCAGCAAACGGTAAACAGCCTCCGCCAGCAACTCGAGGGGGCGCTGGCTAGACTCGAAGGACGCTCCAGGATAGTCATCTTCGGCTGTGAGCGTGGCGCCGACGCCAGGGCGCTGGCCGCCCCCGATACCGCTGTAATCGGTCTGATGTGCACGGGCATTCTGCCCCCGTCTTTCGTTGAATACGCCCTGCGTGGCGGTGCCGACGGGGTCATGCTGACCGGTTGCCGCAGCGGCGGTTGCGATTTTCGCCTCGGCGATCGGTGGACCGCGGAGCGCATGACCGGCCAACGCGAACCCCGCCTGCGTAGCAAAGTCCCCCTCGCCAGATTGCAACTGGTTTCGGCCTCCCGCAACGACGGCAAGGTGCTGGCCGCGGCCTTGCAGGAATTCAGGACGCAAATCGAAACCGAGGCAGTTTCGGACGACCCATTGTCACCCTACTTCCGGAGAATTTCCCATCATGCTTAA
- a CDS encoding SCO family protein translates to MAFSAFLRIVLTAAVFLAADTLLAADAADEKPKLTARPQAVNSGISLTTLDEKTAFERSQSAIGKQVGDFVLLDRQGKPVELSRYRGKPLLVSFIYTACFQVCPTTTRNLQKAVLNTVSVLGADRFNVISIGFNQPFDSPQALKDFSVQYGISLPNWEFLSPSPAILDDLTDNFGFSYVATPAGFDHLNQVTMVDAEGKIFRQVYGEKFNASDLAEPLKAMITGAAIPPEANSLAEIMERVRILCSVYDPVTGRYRTNYSAYFMIAGFLTFTGFMIYLCVHFWRNRRRRVTVSS, encoded by the coding sequence ATGGCGTTTTCCGCGTTCTTGCGCATCGTGCTTACCGCGGCTGTTTTCCTGGCTGCGGACACGCTGCTCGCTGCTGATGCCGCGGACGAGAAGCCAAAACTCACCGCGCGACCGCAGGCCGTCAATAGCGGAATTTCGCTGACGACGCTGGACGAGAAGACAGCCTTTGAACGCTCGCAGAGTGCAATTGGCAAACAGGTTGGCGATTTCGTCCTGCTTGACCGCCAGGGCAAGCCCGTCGAACTTTCACGCTATCGCGGGAAGCCCCTGCTCGTCAGTTTCATCTACACGGCGTGCTTCCAGGTTTGCCCGACCACCACCCGCAACCTGCAGAAGGCCGTGCTTAATACGGTCAGCGTTCTCGGCGCCGACCGGTTCAACGTGATCAGCATTGGCTTCAACCAGCCGTTCGACTCACCCCAGGCGCTCAAGGACTTTTCAGTTCAGTACGGTATCAGCCTGCCAAACTGGGAATTCCTCAGCCCGTCGCCAGCGATACTCGACGACCTCACGGACAACTTCGGTTTCAGCTACGTCGCGACCCCCGCAGGTTTCGACCACCTGAACCAGGTCACGATGGTCGATGCTGAAGGGAAGATTTTTCGCCAGGTCTACGGAGAGAAATTTAATGCCTCGGACCTGGCCGAGCCCCTCAAGGCGATGATCACCGGCGCCGCCATTCCGCCAGAAGCCAATTCCTTGGCGGAGATCATGGAGCGCGTAAGGATTCTCTGTTCGGTCTATGACCCGGTGACTGGCAGGTATCGTACCAACTACTCCGCATATTTCATGATTGCCGGCTTCCTGACCTTCACCGGATTCATGATCTATCTCTGCGTGCATTTCTGGAGAAACCGGCGGCGCCGTGTAACAGTGTCATCCTGA
- a CDS encoding copper chaperone PCu(A)C codes for MKALHVILTSALLALSTTTAFAGDIEIKAPWVRGTVAGQMATGAFMEVTSKSGATLVGAASPVAGVTEIHEMKMDGGVMKMRAVPRLDLPAGKPVILGPGGYHVMLMNLKQTIKTGDSVPLTLQFEGKDRKVEMIEVAAEVRDLTGKAPVANPHQH; via the coding sequence ATGAAAGCCCTGCACGTCATACTGACATCCGCCCTTCTCGCCCTTTCGACAACGACGGCCTTCGCCGGGGATATCGAAATCAAGGCACCGTGGGTTCGCGGCACTGTTGCTGGCCAGATGGCGACCGGCGCGTTCATGGAAGTTACCAGCAAGTCGGGCGCGACGCTGGTCGGCGCGGCAAGCCCGGTGGCGGGCGTGACGGAGATCCACGAAATGAAGATGGATGGCGGCGTGATGAAAATGCGCGCCGTCCCCCGCCTCGACCTGCCCGCCGGCAAACCAGTCATCCTCGGACCGGGAGGCTATCACGTCATGCTGATGAATCTCAAACAGACGATCAAGACTGGCGACTCGGTCCCGCTGACATTGCAATTCGAAGGCAAGGACAGGAAAGTGGAGATGATTGAGGTCGCCGCCGAGGTCCGCGACCTTACCGGCAAGGCGCCCGTCGCTAATCCGCACCAGCACTGA
- a CDS encoding cbb3-type cytochrome c oxidase subunit I, producing MATTYRTCPISGLQFEDQAEKLMRWNAVAGVLWLLVGGITALLVILTRWPAIKLLPADEFYTILTAHGIDMLILWILFFEVAVLYFASSTLLRCRLATPKIAWLGFWLMVIGGIMTNVAIYQGGSSVMFTSYVPMQAAPHFYLGIILVAVGALLGTAVFFGTLVVAKRDKTYTGSLPLVVFGALTAAIIATFTILSGAGILIPTFFWSMGWIKEIDAQLYRMVWWGLGHSSQQINVAAHVSIWYLTAAIIFDAKPLSEKVSRGAFLLYILFLQLASAHHLLSDPGMSAEWKVLNTSYFMYFAVMASMIHGFTVPGAIEAAQRKKGYTNGLFEWLRKAPWGNPAFSGMFISLVGFGFLGGISGVVLGTEQINMLMHNTFYVPGHFHTTVVVGTTLAFMSITYILVPTLFRREMILPKLCQIQPYLYGISMSILGLVMMGAGTLGVSRRHWDMAFSGAPFQYEWPGAAYLMMGLTGIFGVIAVIGGGLWIFLVVGSLLFGKKLDGGKVSDKPTPIPSNTAAAAATAHTDKDDHVGVPGTVVLALLLFVCFVLYYFVNWKYLSEVWLLS from the coding sequence ATGGCCACTACTTACCGTACCTGTCCGATTTCCGGACTGCAATTCGAGGACCAGGCTGAAAAGCTGATGCGCTGGAACGCTGTCGCCGGCGTTCTCTGGCTGCTGGTTGGCGGCATCACCGCCCTACTCGTCATCCTGACCCGCTGGCCGGCAATCAAACTCCTGCCAGCTGACGAGTTCTACACCATCCTGACCGCCCACGGCATCGACATGCTGATCCTGTGGATCCTGTTCTTTGAAGTGGCGGTTCTCTACTTCGCCTCATCGACCCTGTTGCGATGCCGGCTGGCGACGCCAAAGATCGCCTGGCTCGGATTCTGGCTGATGGTCATAGGCGGCATCATGACCAACGTCGCCATCTACCAGGGCGGATCGAGCGTGATGTTTACCTCGTATGTCCCGATGCAGGCCGCACCGCACTTCTACCTCGGCATCATCCTGGTCGCTGTCGGCGCACTGCTGGGGACCGCCGTGTTCTTTGGCACGCTGGTTGTCGCCAAAAGGGACAAGACCTACACCGGTTCGCTGCCACTGGTCGTTTTTGGCGCGCTTACCGCGGCAATCATCGCCACGTTCACGATCCTTTCCGGGGCCGGCATCCTGATCCCGACCTTCTTCTGGTCGATGGGCTGGATCAAGGAAATCGACGCGCAGCTCTATCGCATGGTCTGGTGGGGCTTGGGTCACTCCTCGCAACAGATCAACGTTGCCGCGCACGTCTCGATCTGGTACCTGACGGCTGCCATCATCTTTGATGCCAAGCCGCTGTCGGAAAAAGTCTCGCGCGGTGCGTTCCTGCTCTACATCCTCTTCCTGCAACTGGCCAGCGCTCACCACCTGCTGTCCGACCCGGGAATGAGCGCGGAATGGAAGGTGCTGAACACGTCCTACTTCATGTACTTCGCGGTCATGGCCTCAATGATCCACGGGTTTACCGTGCCTGGCGCTATCGAGGCGGCACAGCGCAAGAAGGGCTACACCAATGGTCTTTTCGAGTGGCTGCGCAAAGCCCCCTGGGGCAATCCCGCCTTCTCCGGCATGTTCATTTCACTGGTCGGTTTCGGTTTTCTCGGCGGCATTTCCGGTGTCGTGTTGGGCACCGAGCAGATCAACATGCTGATGCACAACACCTTCTACGTTCCCGGTCACTTCCATACAACAGTCGTCGTCGGTACGACTCTGGCATTCATGTCAATTACCTACATCCTGGTTCCCACCCTGTTCCGGCGTGAAATGATTCTGCCCAAGCTGTGCCAGATTCAGCCCTATCTGTACGGCATAAGCATGTCTATTCTCGGCCTCGTCATGATGGGTGCCGGAACGCTCGGCGTTTCCCGCCGGCACTGGGACATGGCCTTCTCCGGTGCTCCGTTCCAGTATGAATGGCCGGGAGCGGCCTACCTGATGATGGGTCTGACCGGTATCTTCGGTGTCATCGCGGTGATTGGTGGTGGACTCTGGATATTCCTGGTCGTCGGTTCGCTGCTTTTCGGCAAGAAGCTTGATGGCGGCAAGGTTTCAGACAAGCCAACCCCGATCCCGTCGAATACTGCAGCCGCTGCGGCCACAGCGCATACGGACAAGGACGACCACGTTGGCGTACCTGGCACGGTGGTACTGGCGCTATTGCTGTTCGTCTGCTTTGTCCTCTACTACTTCGTGAACTGGAAGTACCTGTCCGAAGTCTGGCTCCTCAGCTAA
- a CDS encoding NYN domain-containing protein — MAAFDDTASMALFCDFENIALGVRDAQYEKFDIRPVLERLLAKGSIVVKKAYCDWDRYKAFKSGMHEANFELIEIPHVRQSGKNSADIRLVVDALDLCYTKSHVDTFVIISGDSDFSPLVSKLRENAKRVIGVGVKQSCSDLLVANCDEFIYYDDLVRERSSGRRENRETAPRRTPEEESSRREKMEARKTKAVELVAATFADLIADRGDSERVWASVLKEVIKRRNPGFNETYFGFRSFGNLLEEAANRGLLGFGRDDKSGAYVTRAVVRPLPEEDAAGEAVAPQVASPTAAVDGSGGVKAAVSGDGESKAEGRRRGGRRSHKEGKEAKETLAHGLEPASEPASAVPADESAAVVVAEADPAKPPRGGRRPRRAEAVPDLPVGDVVVESGAADKAEAPTAKVVTRAPRSRKPKAVSE, encoded by the coding sequence ATGGCCGCATTCGACGACACCGCCAGCATGGCGCTTTTCTGTGATTTCGAGAACATCGCCCTCGGCGTTCGCGATGCCCAGTACGAGAAGTTCGACATCCGACCGGTGCTCGAGCGGCTCCTCGCCAAGGGCAGCATCGTCGTCAAGAAGGCGTATTGCGACTGGGATCGCTACAAGGCCTTCAAGTCGGGGATGCACGAGGCCAATTTCGAGTTGATCGAGATCCCGCACGTTCGCCAGTCGGGCAAGAATTCCGCAGACATCCGCCTCGTGGTCGATGCGCTCGACCTTTGTTACACCAAATCCCACGTTGATACCTTCGTCATCATCAGCGGTGACTCGGATTTTTCGCCGCTGGTCTCCAAGCTGCGCGAGAACGCCAAGCGGGTGATTGGCGTCGGCGTCAAGCAGTCGTGTTCAGACCTGCTGGTGGCCAATTGCGACGAATTCATCTATTACGACGACCTGGTGCGCGAGCGCAGCAGTGGTCGCCGCGAAAACCGCGAAACGGCGCCGCGCCGGACGCCCGAGGAAGAATCGAGTCGCCGCGAGAAAATGGAGGCGCGCAAGACCAAGGCAGTCGAACTGGTAGCCGCGACCTTTGCCGACCTGATTGCCGACCGTGGCGATAGCGAGCGTGTCTGGGCCTCGGTGCTCAAGGAAGTGATCAAGCGGCGCAACCCCGGGTTCAATGAAACCTATTTCGGTTTCCGCAGTTTCGGGAACCTGCTCGAGGAGGCGGCCAACCGAGGCCTGCTCGGCTTTGGCCGGGACGACAAGTCCGGCGCCTACGTGACCCGGGCCGTGGTGCGTCCGCTGCCGGAAGAGGATGCCGCCGGAGAGGCAGTTGCGCCGCAAGTGGCCTCGCCGACTGCCGCGGTGGACGGCTCAGGTGGTGTCAAGGCAGCAGTGTCTGGTGACGGCGAGTCGAAGGCTGAAGGCCGTCGTCGCGGGGGCCGTCGCTCGCACAAGGAAGGCAAGGAGGCGAAGGAGACGCTGGCGCATGGGCTGGAGCCCGCAAGCGAGCCGGCATCCGCCGTGCCGGCCGATGAGTCGGCTGCGGTAGTCGTTGCGGAAGCCGATCCCGCGAAGCCGCCCCGTGGCGGGCGCCGCCCGCGCCGCGCGGAGGCCGTGCCGGACTTACCGGTGGGGGATGTAGTGGTGGAGTCTGGCGCAGCGGATAAGGCGGAAGCGCCGACGGCGAAGGTGGTTACCCGCGCGCCCCGCAGCCGGAAGCCGAAGGCCGTCAGCGAATAG
- a CDS encoding DUF1318 domain-containing protein, whose amino-acid sequence MKYILILLVFLAKSVAAAPVTSEINLDIGTPPVMVAKHSLAQRSSRLIRFYEAGVIGLGDDGMIKVHDGSRLTLTQSQIAGKLIDQENPERNSLIYAIAEAHGGKEAQPAVRAAQIKRWKDQFHSGWWIEDAQGNWYKKP is encoded by the coding sequence ATGAAATACATACTCATCCTGCTCGTCTTCCTTGCCAAATCCGTCGCTGCCGCGCCAGTCACCAGCGAAATCAACCTGGATATCGGCACGCCGCCGGTCATGGTCGCCAAACATTCGCTGGCTCAGCGCTCATCACGGCTCATTCGCTTTTATGAAGCTGGCGTCATCGGCCTCGGCGACGACGGGATGATCAAGGTACACGATGGCAGCCGACTTACCCTGACGCAGAGTCAGATCGCCGGAAAGCTCATCGACCAGGAAAATCCCGAGCGCAACTCACTGATCTATGCCATTGCCGAAGCACATGGCGGCAAGGAAGCGCAGCCGGCAGTGCGCGCGGCGCAAATAAAACGCTGGAAGGATCAGTTCCACTCGGGCTGGTGGATAGAGGATGCACAGGGCAACTGGTACAAGAAGCCGTAG
- a CDS encoding COX15/CtaA family protein, with amino-acid sequence MIHSAPPHTGSADLSVRRQIAIWLFACCAMVFAILVVGGVTRLTHSGLSIVEWKPIVGVIPPLNQAEWDETFDKYKKTPEYQKVNHQISMDEFKFIFYWEYWHRVLGRLVGIVFLVPFTYFLLWRKLATPLIPKLLGIFLLGGMQGAMGWYMVKSGLVDDPRVSQYRLTAHLSLAFLIFIAMMWVALGLWAERARMTADATLRGLQRIGFWLVVLVFYMVITGGFVAGIRAGKAYNTFPLMNGQVLPPESFILDPWYLNFFNNMALVQFDHRAGAWLLAFIVPWFWVRTRSPVVSTRAKSVASLLLVAVAAQVALGIWTLLSAVPVALGAAHQGGAMMVFGVLLWLNHELRVARDPGMG; translated from the coding sequence ATGATCCACTCGGCACCCCCCCATACCGGTTCTGCTGATTTATCCGTCCGCCGACAGATCGCGATCTGGCTTTTTGCCTGCTGTGCCATGGTATTCGCGATTCTTGTGGTGGGTGGCGTCACACGCCTCACTCATTCCGGCCTCTCGATCGTCGAATGGAAGCCGATTGTCGGCGTCATCCCGCCGCTCAACCAGGCCGAATGGGATGAAACCTTCGACAAGTACAAGAAGACGCCCGAATACCAGAAGGTGAATCACCAGATTTCGATGGACGAATTCAAGTTCATCTTCTATTGGGAGTACTGGCATCGGGTGCTCGGGCGACTGGTCGGAATCGTTTTCCTGGTGCCGTTCACCTATTTTCTGTTGTGGCGAAAGCTCGCCACACCGCTGATTCCAAAGCTTCTCGGCATTTTCCTGCTCGGCGGTATGCAGGGCGCGATGGGCTGGTATATGGTCAAGAGTGGCTTGGTCGATGATCCCCGCGTCAGCCAGTACCGCCTGACTGCGCATCTGTCGCTGGCTTTCCTGATCTTCATCGCGATGATGTGGGTCGCGCTGGGATTGTGGGCCGAGCGCGCACGGATGACCGCCGATGCCACGTTGCGGGGATTGCAGCGGATCGGATTCTGGCTCGTCGTCCTGGTGTTCTATATGGTCATCACCGGCGGCTTTGTTGCCGGGATACGCGCCGGCAAGGCCTACAACACCTTCCCCTTGATGAATGGCCAAGTGCTCCCGCCGGAGAGTTTCATTCTCGACCCGTGGTATCTCAATTTTTTCAACAATATGGCGCTGGTCCAGTTCGATCACCGGGCCGGCGCGTGGCTGCTGGCCTTTATCGTTCCATGGTTCTGGGTCAGGACCAGGTCGCCTGTCGTATCCACCCGGGCCAAGTCCGTGGCCAGTCTGCTGCTTGTTGCCGTGGCAGCACAGGTAGCATTGGGCATCTGGACGCTCCTTTCCGCCGTTCCCGTCGCCCTCGGCGCGGCGCACCAGGGAGGTGCAATGATGGTATTCGGTGTTCTTCTGTGGCTGAACCACGAACTGCGAGTCGCCCGCGATCCGGGCATGGGCTGA